One genomic region from Caballeronia sp. M1242 encodes:
- a CDS encoding sigma-54 dependent transcriptional regulator, with the protein MYGESRTLYFAGRAASDDLTERLHARGWAIEYVTPAKPPKAAKHDKRAAAGIIDLTSRGYAEDTAALVGLLSSQRIGWVATVDADHTENPDISRLIRDYCFDYVTMPSASDRIVDAVGHAYGMVSLHDAASNDAYKTDGQEVGMVGTCEAMQGLYRSIRKVAMTDAPVFISGESGTGKELTALAIHARSARRDQPFVAINCGAIPPHLLQSELFGYERGAFTGANQRKIGRVEAADGGTLFLDEIGDLPLESQASLLRFLQERKIERLGGQTSTAVDVRIISATHVDMQTAMLEGRFRADLYHRLCVLQIDEPPLRVRGKDIELLANHMLERFRRDASRRLRGFSPCAIAALHNYAWPGNVRELINRVRRAIVMSEGRQILASDLELGDYVEAAPTTLAQAREAAERQAIEVALLRHRGRLGEAADELGISRVTLYRLLTAYGLRAKEERTLQVSSA; encoded by the coding sequence ATGTACGGGGAATCGAGAACACTTTACTTCGCAGGACGCGCAGCGTCGGACGATCTGACCGAACGACTTCATGCGCGTGGCTGGGCCATCGAATACGTAACGCCTGCCAAACCGCCTAAAGCCGCCAAGCACGACAAGCGCGCCGCGGCAGGCATCATCGATCTGACGAGCCGTGGCTATGCCGAGGATACGGCCGCGCTCGTCGGACTACTGTCGAGCCAGCGCATCGGCTGGGTCGCGACCGTCGATGCGGATCATACGGAAAATCCCGATATTTCCCGCCTGATCCGCGATTACTGCTTCGACTATGTGACGATGCCGTCGGCATCGGACCGCATCGTCGATGCGGTGGGCCATGCATACGGCATGGTCTCGCTGCACGACGCCGCCTCGAACGACGCCTACAAGACGGATGGCCAGGAAGTCGGCATGGTCGGCACCTGCGAAGCGATGCAGGGCTTGTATCGCTCCATCCGCAAGGTCGCCATGACGGATGCGCCGGTCTTCATCTCGGGCGAATCGGGCACCGGCAAGGAACTGACGGCGCTTGCCATTCACGCGCGTTCGGCGCGGCGCGACCAGCCGTTCGTTGCAATCAACTGCGGCGCGATTCCGCCGCATCTCTTGCAGTCCGAGCTCTTCGGCTACGAACGCGGCGCGTTCACCGGCGCGAACCAGCGCAAGATCGGCCGCGTCGAAGCGGCGGACGGCGGCACGCTCTTTCTCGATGAGATCGGCGATCTGCCGCTGGAAAGTCAGGCGAGCCTGCTGCGCTTCCTTCAGGAACGGAAGATCGAGCGCCTTGGCGGGCAGACGTCGACGGCGGTGGACGTGCGCATCATTTCGGCCACGCACGTCGACATGCAAACCGCGATGCTCGAAGGACGCTTCCGCGCGGACCTGTATCACCGTCTATGCGTCTTGCAGATCGACGAGCCGCCGTTGCGCGTGCGCGGCAAGGACATCGAGTTGCTCGCCAACCACATGCTCGAACGCTTCCGGCGCGATGCGAGCCGCCGCCTGCGCGGATTCTCGCCCTGCGCCATTGCCGCGCTTCACAACTACGCCTGGCCCGGCAACGTGCGCGAGCTCATCAATCGCGTGAGGCGCGCCATCGTCATGAGCGAAGGGCGGCAGATTCTCGCGAGCGATCTCGAACTCGGCGACTATGTGGAAGCCGCGCCGACCACGCTTGCGCAGGCGCGCGAAGCGGCCGAGCGGCAGGCCATCGAGGTGGCGCTCTTGCGGCATCGCGGACGGCTCGGCGAAGCCGCCGATGAACTCGGCATCTCGCGCGTCACGCTGTATCGCCTGCTCACGGCCTACGGGCTGCGCGCGAAAGAAGAGCGCACGTTGCAGGTATCGAGCGCGTAA
- a CDS encoding DUF1330 domain-containing protein, with translation MAKGYWVSAYRKIAKPDQVAEYSKLATVAIQEGGGRVLVRGVASTVHGAGIAERTVLVEFDSLDQALATFNGEKYQEALRVLGDACERDFRVVEGIA, from the coding sequence ATGGCAAAAGGCTATTGGGTCAGCGCATACCGCAAGATTGCGAAGCCCGATCAGGTTGCTGAGTATTCGAAGCTCGCAACGGTCGCGATTCAGGAAGGCGGCGGCCGCGTGCTGGTTCGCGGCGTGGCATCGACGGTGCACGGCGCGGGCATTGCGGAACGCACGGTGCTCGTCGAATTCGACTCGCTCGATCAAGCGCTCGCCACGTTCAACGGCGAGAAGTATCAGGAAGCGTTGAGAGTGCTGGGCGATGCATGCGAACGCGACTTCCGCGTGGTCGAAGGCATCGCGTAA
- a CDS encoding MFS transporter, with amino-acid sequence METTMTRAPASEIESATASATMHKVYRRLMPLLFAMMFFNYLDRINIGFAALDMNHALNFSPAVFGFAGSVFFVGYMLLEVPSNLLLHRVGARRWIARILITWGAVAAATAFVFNDTSFYTVRFLLGVMEAGFLPGVAVYLTKWFPERYRARAVGGYIIAGSFSAVLGGPISTALMTYANGLLGLAGWQWMFICEGVPAILLGLVTLKAMQERPADADWLTAEEKQWLESTLQAERKQLGGDAHVSMWRVAGDIRVWSLACLFGCALVGIYGLFLWLPQIVKGLGHLTNIEVGFLSAAPPLLGVLGTFIISRSSDRTGDRKKHLAFVYGMSAVAIAASAYAPSPVIAYVLLCVTGLFIYAGNPLFWSLAASFRTGAAGAATIALINTIAQFGGLVGPWSIGLVRNATGNFKLALVTIAAFLVVATIIALVMRVRPSDDAALEERTDDARRSA; translated from the coding sequence ATGGAGACGACGATGACACGCGCGCCTGCTTCCGAGATCGAGTCCGCGACCGCATCCGCGACGATGCACAAGGTGTACCGCCGCCTCATGCCCTTGCTCTTCGCGATGATGTTCTTCAACTATCTCGATCGCATCAACATAGGCTTCGCGGCGCTCGACATGAATCACGCGCTCAACTTCAGCCCCGCCGTATTCGGCTTCGCGGGCAGCGTGTTCTTCGTGGGCTACATGCTGCTCGAAGTGCCGAGCAATCTGCTCTTGCATCGCGTCGGCGCGCGAAGATGGATCGCGCGCATTCTCATCACGTGGGGCGCGGTCGCGGCAGCGACGGCCTTCGTCTTCAACGACACGAGCTTCTATACCGTGCGCTTTCTGCTCGGCGTGATGGAAGCGGGCTTCCTGCCGGGCGTGGCCGTTTATCTGACGAAGTGGTTTCCCGAGCGCTACCGGGCGCGCGCGGTGGGCGGCTATATCATCGCGGGCTCTTTCTCGGCGGTCTTGGGCGGTCCCATCTCGACGGCGCTCATGACCTATGCCAACGGCCTGTTGGGCCTCGCGGGCTGGCAATGGATGTTTATCTGCGAAGGCGTGCCCGCCATTCTGCTCGGTCTCGTCACGCTGAAGGCGATGCAGGAGCGCCCTGCCGATGCGGACTGGCTCACGGCCGAAGAGAAGCAATGGCTCGAAAGCACGCTTCAGGCGGAACGCAAGCAGCTCGGCGGCGACGCGCATGTGTCGATGTGGCGCGTAGCCGGAGATATCCGCGTGTGGAGTCTTGCCTGCCTCTTCGGGTGCGCGCTCGTCGGCATCTACGGGCTCTTTCTGTGGCTGCCGCAGATCGTCAAGGGACTCGGCCATCTCACGAACATCGAAGTGGGCTTTCTGTCGGCGGCGCCGCCGCTCTTAGGCGTGCTCGGCACGTTCATCATCAGCCGCAGTTCGGACCGCACGGGTGATCGCAAGAAGCACCTCGCCTTCGTCTATGGCATGAGCGCGGTGGCGATCGCCGCGAGCGCCTACGCGCCCTCGCCCGTCATCGCCTATGTGCTGCTGTGCGTGACCGGTCTTTTCATCTATGCGGGCAATCCGCTCTTCTGGAGCCTCGCTGCCTCGTTTCGCACCGGCGCGGCCGGCGCCGCGACGATTGCGCTCATCAACACCATCGCCCAGTTCGGCGGGCTCGTGGGACCGTGGAGCATCGGGCTCGTGCGCAACGCGACCGGCAACTTCAAGCTCGCGCTCGTGACCATCGCCGCCTTCCTGGTCGTCGCGACGATCATCGCGCTCGTCATGCGCGTGCGTCCGTCCGACGACGCAGCGCTCGAAGAACGCACCGACGACGCGCGCCGCAGCGCCTGA
- a CDS encoding alpha/beta fold hydrolase has translation MSETLPDMPLPDGVRARMVDNGNGLSMYMLEAGYETPEAPCIVLLHGFPELAYSWRKVMKPIADAGYHVIAPDQRGYGRTGGADTRFDADLADYAMPNLVLDTLGLVFALGHRSVAAVVGHDFGSPVAAWCALTRPDVFRSVVMMSAPFAGPPRFAFDEPASPTMTDAMNELASLDPPRKHYQRYFTEPQANDDMRHAPQGLADFLRAYWHVKSADWSGNRPHPLVAPVVEELALLPAYYVMDADKTMPQTVAQAMPSAEEVASCAWLDDAELHVYASEFARTGFQGGLNWYRASNDAGESARLRLWTGRTIDVPACFIAGSSDWGCYQRPGDYEAMRQYACTNFRAAHFIEGAGHWVQQEQARTVVSRILRFLRQDALPPF, from the coding sequence ATGAGTGAAACGCTGCCGGATATGCCCTTGCCCGATGGCGTGCGCGCGCGCATGGTCGATAACGGCAATGGCCTGTCGATGTATATGCTGGAAGCGGGGTATGAGACGCCGGAGGCGCCGTGCATCGTGTTGCTGCACGGCTTTCCCGAACTAGCCTATAGCTGGCGCAAGGTCATGAAGCCGATTGCGGATGCCGGCTATCACGTCATCGCGCCGGACCAGCGAGGCTATGGCAGAACCGGCGGGGCGGACACCCGCTTCGACGCCGATCTCGCCGATTACGCGATGCCGAACCTCGTCCTTGACACACTGGGCCTCGTTTTCGCGCTCGGGCATCGGTCGGTTGCCGCTGTCGTGGGGCACGATTTCGGCTCGCCCGTGGCGGCCTGGTGCGCGCTGACGAGGCCCGACGTCTTCCGCTCTGTCGTCATGATGAGCGCGCCGTTTGCAGGACCGCCTCGCTTCGCGTTCGACGAACCGGCCTCGCCCACGATGACCGATGCTATGAACGAACTGGCCTCGCTCGATCCGCCGCGCAAGCACTATCAACGCTACTTCACCGAGCCGCAGGCCAACGACGATATGCGGCACGCGCCGCAGGGCCTTGCCGATTTTCTGCGCGCGTATTGGCATGTCAAGAGCGCGGACTGGTCCGGCAACCGGCCGCATCCGCTTGTCGCGCCCGTTGTCGAAGAACTCGCTTTGCTGCCCGCTTATTACGTGATGGACGCGGACAAGACCATGCCGCAGACCGTCGCGCAAGCCATGCCGTCCGCGGAAGAAGTCGCATCGTGCGCGTGGCTCGACGACGCCGAACTGCACGTTTATGCGAGCGAATTCGCGCGAACGGGATTTCAGGGCGGATTGAACTGGTATCGCGCGAGCAACGACGCAGGCGAGAGCGCGCGCTTGCGCCTGTGGACAGGGCGCACGATCGACGTGCCCGCGTGTTTCATCGCGGGAAGCAGCGACTGGGGCTGCTATCAGCGACCGGGCGATTACGAAGCCATGCGCCAGTACGCCTGCACGAATTTTCGCGCGGCGCATTTCATCGAAGGCGCGGGGCACTGGGTGCAGCAGGAGCAGGCGCGAACCGTGGTGAGCCGCATTCTCCGGTTCCTGCGGCAGGACGCCCTGCCGCCTTTCTGA
- a CDS encoding LysR family transcriptional regulator, translating to MNLRGLQCFIVLAEELNFSRAAERLHIAQPALSQQIRSLEERLGSQLVDRGSRPLRLTEAGSYFYTEARQILERCEQATLGVRAIDAGTLGWLAIGFTRSAMYSVLPPALKAFHAAYPKVELKLFEMLTEEQADAFRDARIHIGIGRQAPDRPGCATRTLLQERVMAVLASDHPLAKRDTVRIDELAQTPLIVYPKHPAAQFPRFIASLYRDAGATPNVAHEAYEIQTAIALVAAGLGVTYVGESVALHGRSDVVYRHLAGPGAAQVTSLTATFRSTDASPHVQAFLACLPLADTPR from the coding sequence ATGAACCTCCGGGGATTGCAGTGCTTTATCGTGCTCGCTGAAGAACTCAACTTCAGCCGGGCGGCAGAACGCCTGCACATTGCGCAGCCCGCGCTATCACAACAGATCCGCTCGCTCGAAGAACGTCTCGGCAGCCAATTGGTGGATCGCGGCAGCCGGCCTCTGCGTCTCACGGAAGCGGGCAGCTATTTCTATACGGAAGCGCGGCAGATTCTCGAACGCTGCGAGCAGGCGACGCTCGGCGTGCGCGCGATCGACGCCGGCACGCTCGGCTGGCTTGCCATCGGCTTTACCCGTTCGGCCATGTATAGCGTGCTGCCGCCGGCGCTCAAGGCATTTCACGCAGCGTATCCGAAAGTCGAGCTGAAGCTCTTCGAAATGTTGACCGAAGAACAAGCCGATGCCTTCCGCGATGCGCGCATCCATATCGGCATCGGGAGACAGGCGCCGGACCGGCCCGGCTGCGCGACGCGCACGCTGTTGCAGGAACGCGTAATGGCCGTGCTCGCATCCGATCATCCGCTCGCGAAACGCGACACGGTTCGCATCGACGAACTCGCGCAGACGCCGCTCATCGTTTACCCGAAGCATCCCGCCGCGCAGTTTCCGCGCTTCATCGCTTCGCTGTATCGCGATGCGGGCGCCACGCCCAACGTCGCGCATGAGGCATACGAGATACAGACCGCCATTGCGCTCGTCGCCGCAGGACTGGGCGTCACGTATGTAGGCGAATCGGTGGCGCTGCACGGCCGCTCCGACGTCGTCTATCGGCATCTCGCGGGACCGGGCGCGGCGCAGGTCACGTCGCTCACGGCGACCTTTCGAAGCACTGACGCCTCGCCGCATGTGCAGGCGTTTCTTGCGTGCCTTCCGCTTGCCGACACGCCACGCTGA
- a CDS encoding YdcH family protein: MFPEYRDLISRLKTEDAHFSKLFERHNALDHEIRNMETGVTPADPFAVEALKKEKLLLKDKLYVVLRKAAEAA, translated from the coding sequence ATGTTTCCCGAATACCGTGACCTGATATCCCGGCTCAAGACCGAAGACGCGCACTTTTCGAAGCTCTTCGAGCGGCACAATGCGCTCGATCATGAGATCCGCAATATGGAGACCGGCGTCACGCCGGCTGATCCTTTTGCCGTCGAAGCGTTGAAGAAGGAAAAGCTGCTGCTGAAAGACAAGCTGTACGTCGTATTGCGTAAGGCCGCCGAAGCGGCTTGA
- a CDS encoding amidohydrolase family protein translates to MIIDCHGHYTTSPPEHEAWRTRQIQALADGTPVPPRPRISDDQIRETIGNAQLRVQQERGIDLTIFSPRAAGMGHHLGDAQANAAWSSECNDLIHRVVSLFPQHFVGVCQLPQAPGVDPRNCIPELRRCVEELGFIGCNLNPDPSGGHWSGPPMTDRYWYPLYEALVELDVPAMIHVSSSCNPNFHATGAHYINGDTSVFMQLLTADLFADFPTLKLVIPHGGGAVPYHWGRYRGLAQDMKRPLLSDYLLNNVFFDTCVYHQPGAELLARVIPAKNILFASETIGAVQGIDPETGHHFDDTRRYIDGIRWLSDDDRQRIFEGNARVVYPRLAARLEQHTSIQGVA, encoded by the coding sequence ATGATTATCGACTGTCACGGCCACTACACCACTTCGCCGCCGGAACACGAGGCGTGGCGAACGCGCCAGATACAGGCGCTCGCAGACGGCACGCCGGTGCCGCCACGCCCGCGTATCAGCGACGATCAGATCCGCGAGACCATCGGCAATGCGCAACTCAGGGTGCAACAGGAGCGCGGCATCGACTTGACGATCTTCTCTCCGCGCGCCGCCGGCATGGGCCATCACCTGGGCGATGCACAGGCCAACGCGGCATGGTCGAGCGAATGCAATGACCTGATTCATCGGGTCGTGTCGTTGTTTCCGCAGCATTTCGTCGGCGTGTGTCAGTTGCCGCAAGCACCGGGGGTCGATCCGAGGAACTGCATTCCCGAATTGCGGCGCTGTGTCGAAGAGTTGGGCTTTATCGGCTGCAATCTCAATCCGGACCCGTCGGGCGGTCACTGGTCCGGTCCGCCGATGACGGACCGTTATTGGTATCCGCTCTACGAGGCGCTCGTGGAACTGGACGTGCCCGCGATGATTCACGTGTCTTCGTCGTGCAACCCGAACTTCCATGCAACGGGCGCGCATTACATCAACGGCGACACGTCCGTCTTCATGCAGCTACTCACCGCAGACTTGTTCGCCGATTTCCCCACGCTCAAGCTCGTCATTCCGCACGGCGGCGGCGCCGTGCCGTATCACTGGGGACGCTATCGCGGGCTCGCGCAGGACATGAAGCGCCCGCTTCTGTCCGACTACCTGCTCAACAACGTGTTCTTCGATACCTGCGTCTATCACCAGCCCGGCGCCGAACTGCTCGCGCGCGTCATACCCGCGAAGAACATTCTCTTCGCTTCCGAAACCATCGGCGCCGTGCAAGGCATCGATCCCGAGACGGGCCATCACTTCGACGATACGCGCCGCTATATCGACGGCATTCGCTGGCTCAGCGACGACGACAGGCAACGCATCTTCGAAGGCAATGCGCGCGTCGTGTATCCGCGCCTTGCCGCCCGGCTCGAACAGCACACATCCATTCAAGGAGTCGCATGA
- the treA gene encoding alpha,alpha-trehalase TreA, which yields MIVLSRYRTTLDASQHHSLNARRLFGAWALLGAASVAYADAQSSYVVPPPPSELYGELFIAVQTQKIYPDQKTFVDATPKIDPAQINQLYAQQRMVPGFSLSAFVAQYFTPPTDQVITPPPNQTLREHIDWLWPQLTRNSATVPPYSTLIPMPKPYVVPGGRFREGYYWDTYFTMLGLQEAGREDLVDNMLDNFAYLIDTIGHIPNGNRTYYVSRSQPPFFSYMVELAAHKEGGRVYQKYLPQLRREYHYWMKGAHSLQPGEAVRNVVMLPDRTVLNRYWDERDTPRDESYLEDVQTARLVTNRPANEVYRDLRAAAESGWDFSSRWFGDNQTLATIRTTSIIPVDLNSLMFHLETTIARGCGEARDFGCVAEFVGKAAKRAIGINRYLWNNNGYYGDYDWQLCQPRNNPSAAMLYPLFAGAAWPERAHATARTVETLLLKPGGLTTTTFNTAQQWDAPNGWAPLQWIAVESLRRYGRGDLAQQIGTRFLSDVNHVYATQQKLVEKYVVEGAGTGGGGGGEYPLQDGFGWTNGVTLRLLDLYAPGQ from the coding sequence ATGATCGTACTGTCGCGATATCGCACGACGCTTGACGCGTCGCAGCACCATTCGTTGAACGCGCGCCGCCTGTTCGGCGCATGGGCCTTGCTCGGCGCGGCGAGCGTCGCTTATGCCGATGCCCAGAGCAGCTATGTCGTGCCGCCACCGCCTAGCGAACTCTATGGCGAACTCTTTATCGCAGTGCAAACGCAGAAGATTTATCCGGACCAGAAGACGTTCGTCGATGCGACGCCCAAGATCGACCCGGCGCAGATCAATCAGCTCTACGCGCAGCAGCGTATGGTTCCCGGCTTCAGTCTTTCCGCATTCGTCGCGCAGTACTTCACGCCGCCGACCGATCAGGTCATCACGCCGCCGCCTAACCAGACCTTGCGCGAGCATATCGACTGGCTCTGGCCGCAACTCACGCGCAACTCAGCGACCGTGCCGCCATACAGCACGCTGATTCCGATGCCGAAGCCCTACGTCGTGCCGGGCGGACGCTTTCGCGAAGGCTACTACTGGGACACCTATTTCACGATGCTGGGCCTTCAGGAAGCGGGCCGCGAAGATCTCGTCGATAACATGCTCGACAACTTCGCGTATCTGATCGATACCATCGGCCATATCCCCAACGGCAATCGCACGTACTATGTCAGCCGTTCGCAGCCGCCGTTCTTCTCGTATATGGTGGAGCTTGCCGCGCACAAGGAAGGCGGACGCGTGTACCAGAAGTATCTGCCGCAACTGCGCCGGGAATATCACTACTGGATGAAGGGCGCGCATTCGCTGCAACCCGGCGAGGCCGTGCGCAATGTCGTGATGCTGCCCGATCGCACGGTGCTCAACCGCTATTGGGACGAACGCGATACGCCGCGCGACGAGTCGTATCTGGAAGACGTTCAGACTGCCCGGCTCGTGACGAACCGTCCCGCGAACGAGGTGTATCGCGATCTGCGCGCGGCAGCGGAAAGCGGCTGGGATTTCAGTTCGCGATGGTTCGGCGATAACCAGACGCTTGCCACCATCCGCACGACGTCCATCATTCCGGTGGATCTGAACAGCCTGATGTTTCATCTGGAGACGACCATCGCGCGCGGTTGCGGCGAGGCGCGCGACTTCGGTTGTGTCGCGGAGTTCGTCGGCAAGGCGGCGAAGCGTGCCATCGGCATCAACCGGTATCTGTGGAATAACAACGGCTACTACGGCGACTACGACTGGCAGCTCTGTCAGCCGCGCAACAACCCCTCGGCGGCGATGCTTTATCCGTTGTTCGCAGGGGCGGCCTGGCCCGAGCGCGCGCACGCCACGGCGCGCACGGTGGAAACGTTATTGCTGAAGCCGGGCGGCCTGACGACGACGACCTTCAATACCGCACAGCAATGGGATGCCCCGAACGGCTGGGCGCCGCTGCAGTGGATAGCGGTCGAGAGCTTGCGGCGCTATGGCCGCGGCGATCTCGCGCAGCAGATCGGCACGCGCTTTCTTTCCGACGTGAACCATGTCTATGCGACGCAGCAGAAGCTCGTCGAGAAGTATGTCGTGGAAGGGGCGGGGACAGGCGGTGGCGGGGGCGGAGAGTATCCGCTACAGGACGGCTTCGGATGGACCAATGGCGTGACCTTGCGTCTGCTCGATCTCTACGCGCCGGGTCAATGA
- a CDS encoding RraA family protein, translated as MNRPGWRHNPSAPQASAELLDALASLAVSLLSDNMARASGTVGLVPYHRPRVMAGTAVTVRTRPGDNLAIHAAFDFCRPGDVLVIDGGGDLHQALMGDIMASYAESIGVRGLVIDGAIRDVASLRARDFPVYARGVTHRGPYKNGPGEINVAVTVGGMVVHPGDIVVGDEDGVLAIAQADAQDVLEGARAQGLKEAQALRSICEGAFDRSWVTGQIERAMKV; from the coding sequence ATGAATCGTCCCGGATGGCGGCACAATCCGTCCGCGCCGCAAGCGAGCGCGGAGTTGCTCGACGCACTGGCGTCGCTTGCCGTATCGCTCCTGTCGGACAACATGGCGCGCGCGTCGGGAACAGTGGGCCTCGTGCCTTACCATCGGCCGCGCGTCATGGCGGGCACGGCGGTGACCGTGCGCACGCGTCCCGGCGACAACCTCGCGATTCATGCCGCTTTCGATTTCTGCCGCCCGGGCGACGTGCTCGTGATCGATGGCGGAGGCGACCTGCATCAGGCGCTCATGGGCGACATCATGGCGAGCTACGCGGAAAGTATCGGCGTGAGGGGTCTCGTGATCGACGGCGCGATACGCGATGTCGCTTCGCTGCGCGCCCGCGACTTTCCGGTGTACGCGCGCGGCGTCACGCATCGCGGGCCGTACAAGAACGGCCCCGGCGAGATCAATGTGGCTGTCACCGTCGGCGGCATGGTGGTGCATCCGGGCGATATCGTCGTCGGCGATGAAGACGGCGTGCTCGCCATTGCCCAAGCCGACGCGCAAGACGTGCTCGAAGGCGCTCGTGCGCAAGGACTCAAGGAAGCGCAGGCGTTGCGTTCCATCTGCGAGGGCGCGTTCGACCGGTCGTGGGTGACCGGCCAGATCGAGCGGGCGATGAAAGTCTAG
- a CDS encoding oxaloacetate decarboxylase has protein sequence MTTSTSRRRAAFRELVNARRGLLLPGAFNAMSASLIADLGFEAIYITGAGVTNMSLGMPDLGFMGLAEIAEHTNRIRDAVDLPLVVDADTGFGNALNVRHTVRTLERAGADAIQLEDQVMPKKCGHFAGKSVISTSEMLGKIRAAVDAREDENLQIIARTDACAVHGFDAAIERANQFVEAGADILFIEAIETQEQIASLTRLVAAPQLINIVIGGKTPVTGRDDLQNLGFSLVLYANAALQSAVRGMQTALTALKQQGKLDEDPAVVAPFSERQRLVKKPLFDELDRKYAAE, from the coding sequence ATGACAACCTCTACTTCCCGCCGCCGCGCCGCCTTTCGCGAACTCGTGAATGCCCGCCGTGGTCTGCTCCTGCCCGGCGCATTCAACGCGATGAGCGCGAGCCTCATCGCGGACCTCGGCTTCGAGGCGATCTACATCACGGGCGCGGGCGTCACCAACATGTCCCTCGGCATGCCGGACCTCGGATTCATGGGACTTGCGGAAATCGCCGAGCATACGAATCGCATTCGCGATGCAGTGGACTTGCCGCTCGTCGTCGATGCGGACACGGGCTTCGGCAACGCGCTCAACGTGCGCCATACGGTACGCACGCTGGAGCGCGCCGGCGCGGATGCCATTCAACTGGAAGATCAGGTCATGCCGAAGAAATGCGGCCATTTCGCGGGCAAGAGCGTGATCTCGACGAGCGAGATGCTCGGCAAGATTCGCGCCGCCGTGGATGCGCGCGAGGACGAGAATCTGCAGATCATCGCGCGCACGGACGCCTGCGCGGTGCATGGCTTCGATGCCGCGATCGAACGCGCGAACCAGTTCGTCGAGGCAGGCGCCGATATTCTCTTTATCGAAGCGATCGAAACGCAGGAGCAGATCGCATCCTTGACCCGGCTCGTCGCCGCGCCGCAACTCATCAATATCGTGATCGGCGGCAAGACGCCTGTCACGGGCCGCGACGACTTGCAGAACCTCGGCTTCAGTCTCGTGCTCTACGCGAACGCCGCGTTGCAAAGCGCCGTGCGCGGCATGCAGACCGCGCTGACCGCGCTGAAGCAACAAGGCAAGCTGGACGAAGATCCGGCTGTGGTCGCGCCGTTCTCCGAGCGTCAACGGCTCGTGAAGAAGCCTCTCTTCGATGAACTCGACCGCAAGTACGCAGCGGAGTAA
- the ppk2 gene encoding polyphosphate kinase 2 encodes MPRREPSEQDGDVSVAEASEAILKQETQDAVDAANELIASGMADVLAYAASNSESAETRIDTLKTIIGGLSPDEAATLRAYLFEATSLVGAPASRRQRQDEELSAGWRHGEYPYKHLMSRQAYEKQKYRLQVELLKLQAWVKETGQRVVILFEGRDAAGKGGAIKRFMEHLNPRGARVVALEKPSERERGQWYFQRYVEHLPTAGEIVLFDRSWYNRAGVERVMGFCTNQEYDAFMQQVPAFERHLTQSGVHIIKFWFSVSRAEQRRRFKEREVHPLKQWKLSPVDLASLDKWDDYTAAKEAMFAHTDTADTPWTVVRSDCKKRARLNAMRYVLHRLPYANRDIRTIGPVDPLIVGRAF; translated from the coding sequence ATGCCTCGACGTGAACCGTCGGAACAGGACGGCGACGTGAGCGTTGCCGAAGCGTCCGAGGCCATTCTCAAGCAGGAAACGCAGGACGCAGTGGATGCGGCCAATGAACTCATCGCGAGCGGCATGGCGGACGTGCTCGCGTATGCCGCCTCGAACAGCGAAAGCGCGGAGACGCGCATCGACACGCTGAAAACGATCATAGGCGGTCTGTCTCCGGACGAAGCGGCCACGTTGCGCGCGTATCTCTTCGAGGCCACGTCGCTCGTGGGAGCGCCGGCATCGCGCAGGCAGCGTCAGGACGAAGAACTGTCGGCCGGCTGGCGTCACGGGGAATATCCGTACAAGCATCTGATGTCGCGTCAGGCGTACGAGAAGCAGAAGTACCGGCTTCAGGTCGAATTGCTGAAGCTGCAGGCGTGGGTGAAAGAGACGGGCCAACGCGTCGTGATCCTCTTCGAAGGACGCGATGCCGCCGGCAAGGGCGGCGCCATCAAACGCTTCATGGAACATCTGAATCCGCGCGGCGCGCGCGTCGTGGCGCTGGAGAAGCCTTCGGAACGTGAACGAGGGCAATGGTATTTCCAGCGCTATGTCGAACACCTTCCCACTGCCGGCGAGATCGTGCTGTTCGACCGTTCGTGGTACAACCGCGCAGGCGTCGAGCGCGTGATGGGCTTCTGCACGAATCAGGAGTACGACGCCTTCATGCAGCAGGTGCCGGCATTCGAGCGGCACCTCACGCAAAGCGGCGTGCATATCATCAAGTTCTGGTTCTCCGTGAGCCGCGCGGAACAACGCCGCCGTTTCAAGGAGCGCGAAGTGCATCCGCTCAAGCAATGGAAGCTCAGTCCCGTGGACCTCGCTTCGCTCGACAAGTGGGACGACTACACCGCCGCGAAGGAAGCCATGTTCGCGCACACCGATACCGCCGATACGCCGTGGACCGTCGTGCGCTCCGATTGCAAGAAGCGCGCGCGCCTCAACGCCATGCGCTATGTGCTGCATCGCCTGCCGTATGCGAATCGCGATATCAGGACCATCGGTCCGGTCGATCCGCTGATCGTCGGGCGGGCGTTTTAG